Part of the Ammospiza caudacuta isolate bAmmCau1 chromosome 3, bAmmCau1.pri, whole genome shotgun sequence genome, CTTTTGCCAGGCAGCCAAGCTGCAcatgcagctgcagagcaagcaCGACTCAGCCACCAGCTTTGTGGATGCTGGGAATGCCTACAAAAAAGCAGATCCGCAAGGTAAGGCAGCGGAATACGGCACTGGAATGTGGGATTGCTCCCAGCCAAAGGctcactgctggcacagctgcattcctgcttttccacaaGGTGCTTTGGGATGATGCAGGAGGTCAGCGCTGTCCTGGCGTCTCCTCTTGGTGtttgttgggatttgggatgctgcagggtgTTGGGACTTTTGGCAGCTTCCATCCTGGTTTGGCTTGGCTTTGGGGAATGGCTTCAGGCAGTCACTGAGCTGGATTGCAGGAGgatccctgctgtgtccccgaGGCTTTCCCCAGTCCTGGCCTTTGTTGGGATTAGAATAAAGGATCTGGGATTCTTTTAACCAGGCTGTGATTTTTGGGAAGGTCTCCAATCCACTTTTCCCTAGCTAGGTCTGGAAGCAAACCCCCCACCTCCCATCAGCATTATCCCAGGAGACGGGAACAAACTCAGGGTGAATGACAAACTCTTAGATTCCCTGGAAAACAGCAGCGTTTTGGAGTTGATCCCTTGTAGTTTGCTCCATTGGGGGATGCAGACAGCAAACTTGGGGTTGGGTCATCCTGGTGTTTGTTCCTTTGGGAATTGCTGGGGGTGCCGGGGCTGAGGTCATTCCAGAGCCCCGCTCTGTGGGCAGATATTCCCTGGATGAGCTGCCGGGTGGGTTTGGGAGCGGGAGTGGCTGACGCTGTTGTCTCTCACACACGCTGCAGAGGCCATCAACTGCTTAAACGCAGCCATCGATATCTACACGGACATGGTAAGGCCCCGCTCCCGGGAACGCCGCGCGGCCTCCCGGGAACGCCGTGCCTCATCCCGCTCCCCTCCCGTCCCCAGGGCCGCTTCACCATCGCCGCCAAGCACCACATCACCATCGCCGAGATCTACGAGGCCGAGCTGGTGGACATCGAGAAGGTGAGGGGACACCTTGGTGACAACATCAGTGACGTCATTGGCAGCCCTGGCGCGGCTTTCCCAGAAAACCCGTGGTTGCCACATCCcgggaagtgtccaaggccaagctggagcaggctgggatgGTGGAAGTTGTTCCCAGCAGTGGAAGGAGATCACAGCTGGAGGTCACTTCCAGCCCAAACTGTTCTGGGATTTCCTTGCCCTGAGCTCAAGAATTCCCTTCTCCCATCCAGCACCGGAATTCCTGGTGTAGGTGCAATCCAGCCATGAGCTGGAGTTAATGgttttcccagcctggaggTTTTCATGGAGCAATCCCAAGTCTctggtgtgtccctgtgccagcagcactggccaAACGCTCCAGTGAGGATCCACCTCGGTGTTCCCCACTGGAAAAGCTCTTTGGGAGTGTCATGGAGCCATTTTAGTCACTTTTAGTTCCCACTTCAGCACTGATTCCCTCGTTCCCACTTCCAAACTCCCTGAGCAGAATTCCCGCTGTGGATCTCCTGCTGGAATTTTGCAGGACAAAACTGGATGGGATTTAGGGGTTATTTTCCAGGCAAGGATTTCCTTCCTCAGCTCCACTCCATTGGATCCCACCTCCCTCCCTGAATGttgctgctgttccctggggTGCTGTATCCCGGGATGACTGATCCCACATTTCTGTCCCCAGGCCATTGCACACTACGAGCAGGCTGCAGATTACTACAAGGGAGAGGAATCCAACAGGCAAGTCCTTGGGATCAGCGGGAAGGGCTGGAACAGGGATCTATCCCTGGAAGAGGGATCCATCCCAAACACTCCCACAACCAGCACACTTCTAATTTGGGCTGTTCCAAGAGAATTCCTCTAAATCCCTGCTCTGGGTTCCCACTTCTCTCTCTGGGAATGGGTGCTGGGGCGTGGGCTGGTGAATTCCCAGGATTCAGGGCCTGATTTTTGGGATGTGGTTGCAGCTCAGCCAACAAGTGTCTGCTGAAGGTGGCGGCCTACGCGGCGCAGCTGGAGCAGTACCAGAAAGCCATCGAGATCTACGAGCAGGTCAGGAGCCACATCCCATGGGAATAGCACCTTCCCAAGGAACAGGGCCCGGGGTTGGCAGAACTGCCAGAATCAGGGAATTGTTTAGGCTGGAAAGGTTCTCTGAGGTCAGAGTCCCACTGTTCCCCCCGCATGgccaagtgtccccaagtgccacatccatgaTTTTCAGTGTTTCCAGGAAAAGGTTGggaaaaatccataaaaattcCCCTTATAAAAATTCCCCTTTGAATGTATTTACAACTCCCTTTGGCAGAAAATTCCCTCCTGGATttatcagctctgccttttgtcGGACATTTACCTGGAAATACCAACAGAGTGTTAATCCTGGAGCAGCTTTTCCCCAAGTggatttgtttttccatttcGACTTCCCTTGGGATGAGTTCAAAACCTCCCTGCTTCCCAAcagctttttgtcatttttcccatgcctttttttcccagccctgtggctcAGGGTGGAATATGAATTGGTTTAATCCAGGCTTTCCTTTCCTGCCccttttttccatgttttttttttttttttgtccaggTGGGAACAAACACGATGGATAACCCTTTGCTCAAGTACAGCGCCAAAGAATATTTCTTCAaagctgccctgtgccactTCATCGTGGATGAGCTGAATGCCAAGGTCAGttatcccagaattcccaatcCCTCCTCACCAGCCTCAGCCAGCTGGGAGAAGCTCAGTGGGCTCACAGCTATTTTTCCAAAATCCCTGATCCCTCC contains:
- the NAPB gene encoding beta-soluble NSF attachment protein, which translates into the protein MDSAGKEREAVQLMAEAEKRVKGSHSFLRGLFGGNTRVEEACEMYTRAANMFKIAKNWSAAGNAFCQAAKLHMQLQSKHDSATSFVDAGNAYKKADPQEAINCLNAAIDIYTDMGRFTIAAKHHITIAEIYEAELVDIEKAIAHYEQAADYYKGEESNSSANKCLLKVAAYAAQLEQYQKAIEIYEQVGTNTMDNPLLKYSAKEYFFKAALCHFIVDELNAKLALEKYEEMFPAFTDSRECKLLKKLLEAHEEQNSEAYTEAVKEFDSISRLDQWLTTMLLRIKKTIQGEGDGDLK